A genomic stretch from Telopea speciosissima isolate NSW1024214 ecotype Mountain lineage chromosome 7, Tspe_v1, whole genome shotgun sequence includes:
- the LOC122667295 gene encoding aldehyde oxidase GLOX-like: MAAAAAHPIVNLNCFSFLIFVIIRILNSINITSAIPRGRWELLQQSIGISAMHMQLLNNDHVIVFNCTDFGPSSLSLPDGICRNDINDFFLQHHCTSHSAEYDVFNNSIRPLMLQTDTWCSSGAVSPDGTLIQTGGFSDVGRTARIFQPCATCDWQEFPIELSAPRWYPTNQILPDGRVIVIGGQENNYEFYPKSLSISSTITSLFPITLLEQNSNLYPFVHLNVDGNLFIFAYNQAILFEHTTYSVVTTFPAILDYQPRTYPFTGSSVLLPLRNLLQQSVEAEVLICGGAPWGSYQDATSGNFTQALNTCGRIRITDPNATWTMETMPLPRVMGDMTLLPNGQVLIINDAVRGLAGWGDPVFYLVLHRPGNKNGSRFQVQNPTTIPRLY; this comes from the coding sequence atggctgctgctgctgctcatCCCATTGTTAATCTTAATTGTTTCTCCTTCTTGATCTTTGTGATCATTCGTATCCTCAATTCCATTAATATTACATCAGCAATTCCACGAGGTCGATGGGAACTCCTCCAACAAAGCATTGGCATATCAGCTATGCACATGCAGCTGCTCAATAACGATCATGTCATCGTCTTCAACTGCACCGATTTCGGCCCTTCTAGTCTCTCCTTACCCGATGGCATATGTCGGAATGACATCAATGACTTCTTCCTCCAACATCACTGCACCTCTCACTCCGCAGAGTATGATGTATTTAATAATTCCATACGCCCTCTTATGCTCCAAACCGATACCTGGTGCTCTTCTGGTGCCGTCTCCCCCGACGGCACCCTCATACAGACCGGCGGATTCAGTGACGTTGGCCGTACAGCCAGGATTTTCCAGCCCTGTGCTACTTGCGATTGGCAAGAGTTTCCAATTGAACTTAGTGCACCACGTTGGTATCCCACCAATCAAATACTACCTGATGGACGGGTCATCGTGATCGGCGGGCAAGAGAACAATTACGAGTTCTATCCCAAATCCCTATCCATATCCTCCACAATTACTAGTCTATTCCCCATAACTTTACTAGAACAAAACAGTAATCTCTACCCTTTTGTTCACCTCAACGTGGATGGCAACTTATTCATCTTCGCCTACAATCAAGCAATCTTATTCGAGCACACCACTTACTCTGTTGTCACAACTTTTCCGGCAATTCTAGATTATCAGCCTCGGACCTACCCATTTACGGGCTCCTCGGTTCTTCTCCCACTAAGGAACTTATTACAACAATCAGTGGAAGCTGAGGTCCTCATATGTGGTGGAGCTCCATGGGGGTCATACCAGGATGCCACCTCAGGGAACTTCACCCAAGCCCTAAACACATGTGGCAGGATCCGAATCACTGACCCGAATGCGACATGGACCATGGAGACAATGCCCCTCCCTAGAGTGATGGGAGACATGACCTTACTCCCCAACGGTCAAGTCTTGATCATCAACGATGCCGTAAGGGGTCTTGCCGGTTGGGGAGATCCAGTGTTCTACCTGGTGTTGCATCGACCGGGTAACAAGAACGGGTCTCGCTTCCAAGTACAAAACCCAACTACCATTCCACGTCTGTACTGA